In a single window of the Bacteroidota bacterium genome:
- a CDS encoding rhodanese-like domain-containing protein, which produces MTTRRFFFFAIVLSFVIVTVPLYWPSLTPKVGSDALIEFIGDGEAPAILDVRTKAEFDTGHLPNAIHASVFSLFTEHKNLAISEQETLVVYCGTGLRARVGALILRMAGYTSVYMLEGQFNGWKRDGYPVIRV; this is translated from the coding sequence ATGACGACTAGAAGATTTTTCTTCTTTGCAATCGTCCTCTCTTTTGTGATCGTTACTGTGCCGCTTTATTGGCCCAGTCTCACGCCGAAGGTTGGATCAGATGCATTGATAGAATTTATTGGAGATGGCGAAGCCCCGGCCATTCTCGACGTACGGACCAAAGCTGAATTTGACACGGGTCATCTGCCCAATGCAATTCATGCATCCGTGTTTTCTCTTTTTACAGAGCACAAGAACCTCGCAATTTCAGAGCAGGAAACCCTTGTTGTGTATTGTGGCACCGGGTTGCGTGCCCGGGTAGGCGCCCTAATTCTGCGTATGGCCGGCTACACCTCGGTCTATATGCTCGAAGGGCAATTCAACGGCTGGAAAAGAGACGGATATCCGGTGATTCGGGTATAG